Proteins from a genomic interval of Nostoc sp. TCL240-02:
- a CDS encoding WD40 repeat domain-containing protein: MQQGLMLLIQLVLEFAPVVAELVQNRNKSSLGLSKYEPIEAIPEILKVLNPSNKKSGDVKDLEQARIFQQQLVADNHQTRLRIVAQERETALKLPEVNKIFDSWPLRLYPSQILDHTNSGYTPLKIFIAPPQVDFDQFGDRKDENIFKFELMLAEGLRDFLNKDYSLHSQIRPTELLAGAWDSKRFHSESSIKALFGMLKTEPSLILECENDGDYLNFRIAYWGLGQDNYFYKTIARLPYREILEESARRRALEWKEIRDELVALGEKLEEINQLGKDNVINLEILEKVEKWHKKGIDISKLSLQYQVNRQDYEKLCQVLITYHCLVAGWVADIYHLVDRGVPPLLPELLPSLLSDTFDLQSVGVIASGYKQVYQALENERCYWIPELALQLAQSLCHLSDAYGGKLRSWANEQLDYSVNTWLQLRQISLKDSTNPLQAMQSAVTVKDEEYIKKLREYFVAVGDSQSLADVEEILNCVANLKHQVTLQHIVLSHTLTGHSEKVTSVVISPDCESLVSGCADKTIKIWNLKSGKLIRTLTEDLGKISSVAISPDGHYLAVGSCQHPRSNVKVWNLNSDKLLHTLLGHQKPVNCIAISPDGQILASGSNKIKIWNLHKGNRISTLWHSFAVNAAAISPDGTILASGSSDNKIRLWNPRTGEPLRTLNGHSAEVKSVIISPDGEILFSGSADKTIKIWHLATDKVLHTLTGHLEEVRALAVSPDGEILFSGSVDKTIKIWHLQTGELLQTITEHSGAVNSIAISHDGQFLASASSDKTIKIWQIN; this comes from the coding sequence ATGCAGCAAGGGTTAATGTTACTAATTCAACTGGTACTAGAGTTTGCACCTGTTGTTGCAGAGCTAGTACAAAATAGAAATAAATCTAGTTTAGGACTGAGTAAATATGAACCGATTGAGGCAATTCCTGAAATACTCAAAGTTCTAAATCCTTCAAATAAAAAAAGCGGTGATGTTAAAGATTTGGAACAAGCAAGAATTTTCCAACAGCAATTAGTAGCCGATAATCACCAAACACGATTAAGAATAGTCGCACAAGAGCGAGAAACAGCGCTTAAGTTACCAGAAGTCAATAAAATTTTTGATAGCTGGCCCTTAAGATTATACCCTTCACAAATTTTAGACCACACCAATTCTGGATACACTCCACTTAAAATTTTTATCGCTCCTCCTCAAGTAGATTTTGACCAATTTGGCGATCGTAAAGATGAAAATATTTTTAAATTTGAGTTAATGTTAGCTGAAGGATTAAGAGATTTTCTCAACAAAGATTACTCTTTACACAGTCAAATTAGACCAACAGAGTTATTGGCAGGAGCCTGGGATAGTAAACGTTTTCACAGTGAATCAAGTATTAAAGCTCTGTTTGGAATGTTGAAAACAGAGCCAAGTTTGATTTTAGAGTGCGAAAATGATGGAGATTATTTAAATTTTAGGATTGCCTACTGGGGTTTAGGGCAAGACAATTATTTTTATAAAACAATTGCTCGTTTACCTTATCGAGAAATTCTGGAAGAATCTGCTAGAAGGCGGGCATTAGAATGGAAGGAAATTAGAGATGAACTTGTAGCATTAGGAGAAAAATTAGAGGAAATTAATCAGCTTGGAAAAGATAATGTGATAAATTTAGAAATTTTAGAAAAGGTAGAAAAATGGCATAAAAAAGGAATTGATATTAGTAAGTTATCTTTACAATATCAAGTCAATCGTCAGGATTATGAAAAACTTTGCCAGGTTTTGATTACCTATCACTGTTTGGTTGCAGGTTGGGTAGCAGATATTTACCACCTGGTTGATCGTGGTGTACCTCCGCTACTACCAGAGTTGCTGCCGAGTTTGCTGTCAGATACTTTTGATTTACAATCAGTAGGGGTTATTGCCTCTGGTTACAAACAAGTTTACCAAGCTCTGGAAAATGAGCGCTGTTACTGGATTCCAGAATTGGCTTTACAATTAGCCCAGAGTTTATGCCATTTAAGCGATGCCTACGGCGGTAAACTACGTTCTTGGGCAAACGAACAACTTGATTATTCTGTGAATACATGGTTACAACTACGCCAAATATCACTAAAGGATTCTACAAACCCGCTTCAGGCAATGCAATCAGCCGTCACCGTTAAAGATGAAGAATATATCAAAAAGTTAAGAGAATATTTTGTCGCAGTCGGTGATAGTCAGAGTCTTGCTGATGTTGAAGAAATTTTAAATTGCGTCGCCAACCTCAAACACCAAGTTACACTACAACATATCGTTCTCAGCCATACCCTAACTGGACATTCAGAAAAAGTGACATCTGTCGTCATTAGTCCTGATTGTGAAAGTTTAGTTAGCGGGTGTGCAGATAAAACTATCAAAATATGGAATCTTAAAAGCGGCAAACTTATCCGCACCCTCACAGAAGATTTAGGCAAAATATCCTCTGTTGCGATTAGTCCTGATGGACATTATCTCGCCGTTGGTAGTTGCCAACATCCCAGAAGTAATGTCAAAGTATGGAATCTCAATTCTGATAAACTCCTCCACACTCTGTTAGGACATCAAAAACCGGTTAACTGCATCGCAATCAGTCCTGACGGGCAAATTCTTGCTAGTGGTAGTAATAAAATCAAAATTTGGAATTTGCATAAAGGCAATCGCATTTCTACCCTTTGGCATTCATTCGCAGTTAATGCTGCTGCTATCAGCCCCGATGGGACAATCCTTGCTAGCGGTAGTTCTGACAACAAAATTAGGCTGTGGAATCCACGCACGGGAGAGCCATTACGCACCCTCAACGGACATTCGGCTGAGGTGAAATCAGTAATCATCAGTCCTGATGGCGAAATTCTTTTTAGCGGTAGTGCAGACAAAACTATCAAAATTTGGCATTTGGCTACAGATAAAGTGCTACATACCTTGACTGGACATTTAGAAGAGGTAAGAGCCTTAGCTGTTAGTCCTGATGGAGAAATTCTCTTTAGCGGTAGCGTAGACAAAACCATCAAAATTTGGCATTTGCAGACGGGAGAGTTACTGCAAACTATCACAGAACACTCAGGGGCAGTAAACTCTATTGCTATTAGCCATGATGGTCAATTTTTGGCTAGTGCTAGTTCTGATAAAACCATCAAAATTTGGCAGATAAATTAA
- a CDS encoding transposase, which produces MRVLHRKGIVSTFSTNGIKRHLAVDTLGFPFFTHCTKANVSDDRGLIEMLTKNIDYFQSKPVNIPKITILLDHGYHPEYLREELEKVYPQMMTKIRFELSAKPSKQQNKELGKSGFVPVAARWVIERSNAWIERCKILVKNFERTLDNATAKVNLCFIRLMLQRLAASS; this is translated from the coding sequence ATGCGAGTATTACATCGAAAGGGTATTGTTTCTACTTTCTCGACAAATGGCATTAAAAGACATCTAGCCGTTGATACCCTGGGGTTTCCCTTCTTTACTCATTGCACTAAAGCAAATGTATCTGATGATAGGGGTTTGATTGAGATGTTGACTAAAAACATTGATTATTTCCAGTCAAAACCCGTCAATATTCCCAAAATCACCATTCTGCTAGACCACGGTTATCACCCTGAGTATTTGAGGGAGGAGCTAGAAAAAGTTTATCCCCAAATGATGACGAAAATCAGGTTTGAACTTTCGGCAAAACCATCAAAACAACAAAACAAAGAATTAGGGAAATCTGGGTTTGTTCCGGTTGCCGCGAGGTGGGTAATTGAACGGTCAAATGCTTGGATTGAGAGATGCAAAATTCTCGTTAAGAACTTTGAGAGAACTCTAGATAATGCAACTGCCAAGGTTAATCTTTGTTTCATTCGGCTAATGCTTCAGAGGCTTGCAGCCTCTTCTTAG
- a CDS encoding transposase yields the protein MPYSSSLTDEEWEILEPLLPTILPAKKQTRPANWTKRELLDGIFYQLKNGCNWEDLPKDLPPYSTVYWHYKQWRAKGVIEELMRVLHGRVREQVKKKLSGRR from the coding sequence ATGCCGTACTCTAGCAGCCTAACAGACGAAGAATGGGAAATTCTCGAACCCCTACTGCCGACTATATTGCCTGCTAAGAAACAGACTAGACCCGCCAACTGGACAAAAAGAGAACTCTTAGATGGCATCTTCTATCAACTAAAGAATGGCTGCAATTGGGAAGACTTACCCAAGGACTTGCCCCCCTACTCGACTGTATATTGGCATTACAAGCAGTGGCGGGCCAAAGGAGTGATAGAAGAATTGATGAGAGTTTTACATGGACGAGTGCGTGAACAGGTAAAAAAAAAGCTAAGTGGACGACGCTGA
- a CDS encoding phosphatase PAP2 family protein, with product MSNGFYKVNGLYHSEALKRYLESRLLEDKIISQARANSYTGNVLVIFHPDESLNANAEGGSSTIASFIQEIVLDYRKKVSKSLGTSNLYSFGTKENIGFVGGNNRNIFNSAVLSQISMQRQLNQTASQLIPVVYALVCGTALLYAYNLDEAILLLIQKLHTPLRDRIMLGITFLGDPLVMLISSLGLAISPLYSNRRRQATILGIAGVGAILLNCLMKIFFGRARPALWKHIINVGQHSFPSGHAMVSIVIYGFTGYILAKQFPEWRFWIYGLTVFLVAAIGFSRLYLGVHWLTDVTAGYAAGLVWLIACILILESEQLEGRLETASTQTKPTFVG from the coding sequence ATGTCAAATGGGTTCTATAAAGTAAATGGGCTTTATCATTCAGAAGCTCTCAAAAGATATCTTGAATCGAGATTATTAGAGGATAAAATAATCTCGCAAGCTCGTGCTAATAGTTACACAGGGAATGTACTTGTTATTTTTCATCCAGATGAAAGTTTAAATGCGAACGCCGAAGGCGGGTCTTCGACCATCGCATCGTTTATCCAAGAAATTGTCTTAGATTATCGGAAAAAAGTCAGTAAATCACTTGGTACTAGTAACTTGTATTCCTTTGGCACTAAAGAAAATATTGGTTTCGTTGGGGGTAATAATCGAAACATATTTAATTCAGCCGTACTGTCTCAAATATCTATGCAGCGACAATTAAACCAAACGGCCAGTCAACTTATTCCGGTTGTTTATGCCCTTGTATGTGGCACTGCACTATTATACGCATATAATCTTGACGAAGCCATTTTGCTCTTGATCCAGAAGCTGCATACACCACTGCGCGATCGCATCATGCTTGGTATCACTTTTCTAGGCGATCCCCTAGTAATGCTGATATCTTCTTTGGGGCTGGCGATTAGTCCGTTATATTCTAATCGTCGCAGGCAAGCAACTATCTTGGGTATCGCTGGAGTCGGTGCAATCTTGCTAAATTGTTTAATGAAAATATTTTTTGGTAGAGCGCGTCCAGCACTGTGGAAGCATATTATTAATGTCGGCCAACACAGTTTTCCTAGCGGCCATGCAATGGTTTCAATAGTAATTTACGGTTTTACTGGCTATATTCTGGCAAAGCAGTTTCCTGAATGGCGCTTTTGGATTTATGGCTTGACCGTTTTCTTGGTTGCTGCGATCGGTTTTAGTCGGCTTTACCTGGGAGTACATTGGCTGACTGATGTGACAGCTGGCTATGCCGCAGGTTTGGTGTGGTTAATTGCCTGTATCCTGATTTTGGAATCGGAACAGTTAGAAGGGCGGTTAGAAACCGCGTCTACACAAACAAAACCCACCTTCGTGGGTTAA
- a CDS encoding diflavin flavoprotein, with amino-acid sequence MSVATLTPNHSRDVQVAEIGKNTLILRSRTWDRLKFEVEYSRQRGTTANSYLIQADKKVLIDPPGESFTEIYLEQLAQHLDFISLDYIVLSHVNPNRRATLQVLLSLVPQATLICSRPAANALKTAFPEFESPIQGMRSGDTLDLGQGHLLSFVTVPTPRWADGLCTYDSATKILYTDKLFGAHICEDPLFDEDWKGLDAERRYYFECLHAPQAKQVEVALDKLSLLGARCYAPAHGPVVRYSLSRFTYDYRQWCQGQKSQELSVALLYASAYGNTAIMANAIAQGLIQNGVNVQSINCELADSAEINRIVETCDGLIIGSPTLGGHAPTQIQTALGIVLSVAAKTKLAGVFGSYGWSGEAIDLIESKLKDANYQLGFETIRVRFSPTPEILQQCEEAGAFFAQNLKKTKKLRSSRQIVTETHVDRTEQAVGRIVGSLCVVTTLDEETHKGVLTSWVSQATFNPPGIMIAIANEQNAELMHHPGDKFVLNILKEGRNVRRYFSRHSTLGDNPFANLSTKTADNGCLILNEALAYLECTVQNQLECGDRWLIYAVINHGEVLENDGITALEHRKSGSYY; translated from the coding sequence ATGTCTGTTGCAACATTAACGCCCAACCATAGCAGAGATGTCCAAGTTGCTGAAATTGGTAAAAATACTCTGATTCTGCGATCGCGGACTTGGGACAGATTAAAATTTGAGGTGGAGTATTCCCGCCAACGGGGAACTACGGCAAATTCTTATCTGATTCAAGCTGATAAAAAGGTTTTAATTGATCCTCCCGGCGAATCTTTTACCGAAATTTACCTTGAGCAACTTGCACAACATCTAGATTTCATTTCCCTAGATTACATTGTTCTCAGTCATGTCAACCCAAATCGTAGAGCAACCTTACAAGTTTTGCTCTCTCTGGTTCCTCAAGCTACTCTAATTTGTTCTCGCCCCGCCGCCAATGCTCTCAAAACCGCTTTTCCCGAATTTGAATCACCTATTCAAGGAATGCGATCGGGGGATACTCTAGATTTAGGACAAGGACATCTTCTATCATTTGTCACCGTACCAACTCCCCGTTGGGCGGATGGACTTTGTACTTATGATTCTGCAACAAAAATTCTCTACACAGACAAACTTTTCGGCGCTCATATTTGCGAAGATCCTTTATTTGATGAAGATTGGAAAGGATTAGATGCGGAACGTCGTTATTATTTTGAATGTCTCCATGCGCCCCAAGCCAAACAAGTTGAAGTAGCCTTAGATAAATTGTCACTTTTGGGAGCCAGATGTTATGCCCCAGCACATGGCCCGGTTGTTCGTTACAGCCTCAGCCGTTTTACTTATGATTATCGTCAATGGTGTCAAGGACAAAAATCTCAAGAATTGAGTGTCGCTTTGCTCTATGCTTCTGCTTATGGAAATACAGCAATTATGGCGAATGCGATCGCACAAGGTTTGATTCAAAATGGAGTTAATGTACAATCAATCAACTGTGAATTAGCTGATTCTGCCGAAATTAACCGCATTGTCGAAACTTGCGACGGTTTGATTATCGGCTCACCCACTTTAGGCGGTCATGCACCGACTCAAATTCAAACAGCTTTAGGAATAGTCCTCTCGGTGGCGGCTAAAACTAAGTTAGCAGGGGTGTTTGGTTCTTACGGTTGGAGTGGAGAAGCAATAGATTTAATCGAAAGCAAGCTCAAAGATGCAAATTATCAACTAGGGTTTGAAACAATTCGGGTGCGTTTTAGCCCTACTCCTGAAATTCTTCAGCAATGTGAAGAAGCAGGTGCTTTTTTTGCCCAAAACTTGAAGAAAACTAAAAAGCTGCGTAGTTCTCGCCAGATTGTGACAGAAACCCATGTAGATCGTACCGAACAAGCGGTGGGGCGAATCGTTGGTTCTCTGTGCGTTGTAACAACTCTTGATGAAGAAACTCACAAAGGGGTTTTAACTTCTTGGGTATCTCAGGCAACTTTTAACCCGCCAGGAATTATGATTGCGATAGCTAACGAGCAGAATGCAGAGTTAATGCATCATCCTGGCGATAAATTTGTGCTGAATATCCTCAAAGAAGGAAGAAATGTGCGACGCTATTTTTCTCGTCATAGCACTTTAGGCGATAATCCCTTTGCAAATCTTTCCACAAAAACTGCTGATAATGGTTGTTTGATTTTGAATGAGGCATTAGCTTATTTAGAATGTACGGTGCAAAATCAGCTTGAATGTGGCGATAGATGGTTAATTTATGCCGTTATTAATCACGGTGAAGTGTTGGAAAATGATGGTATCACTGCTTTGGAGCATCGGAAATCTGGCAGCTATTATTAA
- a CDS encoding phosphate-starvation-inducible PsiE family protein has translation MYKSVENTPITMYEINRGRVVRTLEFIQDVIVISLCIGLFSFMVLQVRDMFLSLLPPLDFHAVTADILFLLILVELFRLLIIYLQEHRVSIGVAVEVSIVSALREVIVKGVLETNWSQILATCAFLLVLGVLLFLRVWLPPTFEGIDPEQEVSKRYRSKVKSELTQTNGH, from the coding sequence ATGTATAAATCTGTTGAGAATACTCCGATTACAATGTATGAAATCAATCGGGGGCGCGTCGTGCGAACCTTGGAATTTATCCAAGATGTGATTGTGATTTCTTTGTGTATCGGTTTATTTAGCTTCATGGTGCTTCAGGTGAGAGATATGTTTCTCTCCTTACTTCCACCTCTAGATTTCCATGCTGTTACTGCCGATATTCTCTTTTTACTTATCTTAGTTGAGTTATTTCGACTACTGATTATTTACCTACAGGAACATCGAGTATCTATTGGCGTAGCTGTTGAAGTTTCCATTGTTTCTGCCTTGCGAGAAGTCATTGTTAAAGGTGTTCTAGAAACTAATTGGAGTCAAATTTTAGCGACTTGTGCCTTTTTATTAGTCCTAGGAGTACTATTATTTCTCCGAGTCTGGCTACCCCCGACCTTTGAAGGTATCGACCCAGAACAAGAAGTATCTAAACGCTATAGAAGCAAAGTTAAGTCTGAATTAACACAAACTAATGGTCATTAA
- a CDS encoding diflavin flavoprotein has product MVALIQPTQVTPNPGRLTVETVEIAPQTTAIRCLDWDRERFDVEFGLRNGTTYNSFLIQGDKVALVDTSHRKFEELYLEIVVGLIDPTKIDYLIISHTEPDHSGLVKNILQLAPSITVVGAKVAIQFLENMVHQPFKSMQVKSGERLDLGNGHELEFISAPNLHWPDTIFTYDYKTSTLYTCDVFGMHYCDDHTYDENLTLLEEDFQYYYDCLMGPNARSVLAALKRIEKLKITTVATGHGPLLQHYISEWLGRYQNWSLEQAKTETLVALFYVEDYGHSEQLVRTIAHGCAKTGASVELVPLNSSEPQEVRELVAQSSGLVIAMPPQSSVMIQVALSTILAAVHKKQSIGLLESGGGEDEPIYPLRNKFQELGLTEAFPPILVKEIPTQATEQLCDEAGTDLGQWLNRDRTIKQIKSINTELEKALGRITTGLYIITAKKGEIQSAMLASWVTQASLEPLGVAIAVSKDRAIESLMHVGDRFVLNVLEEGKYQGLMKHFLKRFAPGADRFAGVKTYPAKNESPVLAEALAYMECQITSRMDCGDHWVIYSTVQTGRVAKLDALTAAHHRKIGNHY; this is encoded by the coding sequence ATGGTCGCACTTATACAGCCCACTCAAGTTACTCCCAACCCAGGACGTTTGACAGTTGAAACTGTTGAAATTGCTCCTCAAACAACTGCTATTCGTTGTCTAGACTGGGATAGAGAACGTTTTGATGTCGAGTTTGGTCTACGGAATGGTACGACTTATAATTCTTTCTTAATTCAGGGAGATAAGGTTGCCTTAGTTGACACATCTCACCGCAAGTTTGAGGAATTATATCTTGAGATAGTGGTGGGATTAATTGATCCAACTAAAATAGATTACTTAATTATTAGCCACACAGAACCAGACCACAGTGGCTTAGTAAAAAATATTTTGCAATTAGCTCCTTCTATTACTGTTGTTGGTGCTAAGGTAGCTATTCAATTTTTAGAAAATATGGTTCACCAGCCTTTTAAATCAATGCAGGTGAAAAGTGGAGAACGATTAGATTTAGGCAACGGGCACGAATTAGAATTTATCTCTGCACCTAACTTACACTGGCCTGACACAATCTTTACTTATGACTACAAAACTAGCACTCTCTACACCTGTGATGTGTTTGGGATGCACTACTGTGATGACCACACTTATGATGAAAATCTCACCTTACTTGAGGAAGACTTTCAATATTATTATGATTGTCTCATGGGCCCTAATGCCCGCTCTGTTTTGGCAGCTTTAAAACGGATTGAAAAGTTAAAAATAACAACAGTTGCTACGGGACATGGCCCTTTATTGCAACACTATATTTCCGAATGGCTTGGACGGTATCAAAACTGGAGTTTAGAACAAGCGAAGACAGAGACTTTAGTGGCTCTATTTTATGTTGAAGATTACGGGCATAGCGAGCAGTTAGTCCGTACCATAGCTCATGGATGTGCAAAAACAGGCGCATCGGTAGAATTAGTTCCTCTTAATAGCTCTGAGCCTCAAGAAGTTCGAGAATTAGTGGCACAATCTTCTGGTTTAGTAATTGCAATGCCACCCCAATCTTCGGTGATGATTCAAGTGGCTTTAAGCACTATTTTAGCTGCTGTTCACAAAAAGCAGTCAATTGGTTTATTAGAATCGGGAGGTGGAGAAGATGAACCAATTTATCCTTTACGTAATAAGTTTCAAGAACTGGGATTAACTGAAGCCTTTCCACCTATTTTAGTTAAGGAAATTCCTACTCAAGCAACGGAACAGCTTTGTGATGAAGCTGGAACCGATTTGGGTCAATGGTTGAACCGCGATCGCACCATTAAACAAATCAAATCTATCAATACTGAGTTAGAGAAAGCTTTAGGGCGGATTACCACAGGATTATACATCATCACCGCCAAAAAAGGAGAAATTCAGAGTGCAATGTTGGCTTCTTGGGTGACACAAGCCAGTCTTGAGCCTTTAGGAGTTGCGATCGCAGTATCCAAAGATCGAGCAATTGAATCCTTGATGCACGTTGGCGATCGCTTTGTTCTAAACGTTTTAGAAGAAGGCAAATATCAAGGATTAATGAAACATTTCCTGAAGCGTTTTGCTCCTGGTGCAGACAGATTTGCGGGCGTGAAGACATATCCAGCTAAAAATGAATCGCCCGTTTTAGCTGAAGCCTTAGCTTACATGGAATGTCAAATCACTAGCCGCATGGATTGTGGAGATCATTGGGTAATTTATAGCACAGTTCAAACTGGAAGAGTTGCCAAGCTAGATGCACTTACCGCCGCCCATCACCGCAAAATTGGCAATCATTACTAA
- a CDS encoding 1-aminocyclopropane-1-carboxylate deaminase/D-cysteine desulfhydrase produces MSLIFFPPPIQQINSEIIHRAGVYLYVLRLDLMHPWVNGNKWFKLKYNLLEAKEKYLTTLLTFGGAYSNHIYATAAAGNLFGFRTIGVIRGEERLPLNPTLSFAIQQGMQLVYMNREMYRQRNTPVIQEYLQQRFGEVFVIPEGGSNLNGVRGCTEIIGDAMLTAVTERSRSAGYAYAFEHICVACGTATTLAGIALSLHQGQRAIAFPVLKNGAFLAQEIESLLTNYLTSGLPTPSNSPASWELMCDYHFGGYAKINDELLVFSQQFREEHGIPLDYVYSAKMFYGVIDLLKQGFFGKGDSLLLVHTGGLQGNVGMEEKLQRFSKI; encoded by the coding sequence ATGTCGTTAATATTTTTTCCTCCTCCCATACAACAAATCAACAGCGAAATCATCCATCGCGCTGGTGTTTATCTGTATGTACTACGCCTGGATCTCATGCACCCGTGGGTTAACGGCAATAAGTGGTTTAAGCTGAAATACAATCTTTTAGAGGCCAAGGAGAAATATCTTACAACGCTGCTTACTTTTGGCGGCGCTTATTCCAATCACATCTATGCAACTGCGGCGGCTGGTAATCTTTTCGGTTTTCGTACCATTGGTGTAATTCGTGGGGAGGAGAGGCTACCACTAAACCCGACACTGAGTTTTGCTATCCAACAGGGTATGCAGCTTGTGTACATGAACCGCGAAATGTATCGACAGCGCAACACACCAGTAATACAGGAATATCTGCAACAACGCTTTGGCGAAGTTTTTGTTATTCCTGAAGGTGGGAGTAATTTAAATGGTGTGCGCGGCTGTACAGAGATCATTGGTGATGCGATGCTTACGGCGGTCACTGAGCGCAGCCGAAGTGCTGGCTACGCCTACGCATTTGAGCATATATGCGTAGCCTGCGGTACGGCTACTACACTAGCTGGTATTGCGCTTTCGTTACATCAAGGACAAAGAGCGATCGCTTTTCCCGTATTGAAAAATGGCGCATTTCTCGCACAAGAAATCGAAAGTTTATTGACAAATTACCTCACCTCTGGTTTACCTACACCATCTAACTCTCCGGCTTCCTGGGAATTGATGTGTGATTACCACTTTGGCGGCTATGCAAAGATAAACGACGAGTTGCTAGTGTTTAGCCAACAGTTCAGGGAGGAACATGGCATACCCCTTGATTACGTATATTCCGCCAAAATGTTTTACGGTGTGATAGATTTACTAAAGCAGGGATTTTTTGGTAAAGGCGATTCGTTGCTGCTGGTACACACAGGAGGCTTACAGGGCAACGTTGGTATGGAAGAAAAGTTGCAGAGATTTTCTAAAATATAA
- a CDS encoding DUF262 domain-containing protein: MFTSTERIKPDAQSIPLYLENLLSHKYQIPTFQRDVVWEKENVKKLWDSIYKFYPLGSILIWKTNTKLESHREIGGIKFADNFYSNEYQYILDGQQRTTSLLTSIHGGKIANNENFDPTLYIDLTIELTDATDDTSYAKRFLFWDEIDDRDSQLKANIGKKQRYQDKLIVSLIAEMLNADTKLYIISYTKSQKLKLVSKTSSPQTNEHS; encoded by the coding sequence ATGTTTACATCTACTGAACGCATAAAGCCAGATGCTCAGAGTATTCCTCTCTATTTGGAAAATCTTCTCTCACATAAGTATCAAATTCCAACTTTTCAAAGAGATGTTGTCTGGGAGAAAGAGAATGTAAAAAAACTTTGGGATAGTATTTATAAGTTTTATCCTTTAGGAAGTATTCTAATTTGGAAAACTAATACAAAGCTAGAAAGCCATAGAGAAATAGGTGGTATAAAATTTGCTGATAATTTTTACTCTAATGAGTACCAGTACATTTTAGATGGACAACAAAGAACAACTTCTTTATTAACATCAATACATGGGGGTAAGATTGCTAATAACGAAAATTTTGATCCAACACTATATATAGATTTGACTATTGAACTTACTGATGCAACTGATGACACAAGCTATGCAAAAAGGTTTTTATTTTGGGACGAAATCGATGATAGAGATAGTCAGCTAAAAGCAAATATTGGAAAAAAACAACGTTATCAAGATAAACTAATTGTCAGCTTAATAGCAGAAATGTTGAATGCTGATACAAAACTTTACATTATTAGTTACACTAAGTCTCAAAAGCTTAAATTAGTCAGCAAAACATCATCTCCTCAAACCAATGAACATAGCTGA